In one Flavobacteriales bacterium genomic region, the following are encoded:
- a CDS encoding ComEC/Rec2 family competence protein produces the protein MLVSDLHGPWSAIRRAPFVRMALPLVAGVAVGRWLVLSPASAAVLLSAASAAALAVILAALHPGRRWWRGAALMGWYAAFGVTWSAFRDPKSDSLHFHRAPAAEAWVLRIAAVSGTGERVWRGDAEVVARLGGDGLEPARGAAMLTLLTDGAAGLGIGDLVLVRRDPRPIDRAPDPGGFDRRAWAATRGIAHEFFAPSGAWALAGQDWSWTDAFDGMRASVSRWLDESALPVRERALVKALVLGLRDELDGGQRTAFARSGTIHVLAVSGMHVGLIYAVLAFLLGWWGRSGRARLARGIIILIALWCYAGLTGASPSVLRATVMFTLFTVAGMGLQRTDHINNLFAAALVLVVWDPSMIVQAGFQLSFLAVLGIILFYRPIAGLWSPAGWLPHQAWRLAVVSISAQVLTTPLSLFLFQAFPVWFLPANLIVVTAASMAVYGGVALLALHKVPLVGAALTTAMEWLLRIVGESTAFFAGLPHAYPAIRIGLWEAALLYVLIFAAGAWWQWGWTRMRPVVLWCAIGIAGAAWSRARSVNEGEALVVYDDARAMLAGHVAGRSLAVVAGADSALAAPFAAARIERHMRAHGIDALVPVGTDLFRPEPARHGHAWMAQGRLRSPRLDVLFVSDRSPFRPTRTEPYDAVVLHDLHRLDDAVADGILGGARQVVLASGLSGTARRWMNKRCAEAGVPCHDVRRQGAFILRRGSP, from the coding sequence ATGCTCGTATCCGACCTGCACGGCCCTTGGAGCGCCATACGGCGCGCGCCGTTCGTGCGGATGGCGCTGCCCTTGGTGGCCGGCGTGGCCGTCGGTCGCTGGCTGGTCCTATCGCCGGCATCGGCGGCGGTGCTGCTGAGCGCAGCTTCGGCTGCGGCACTGGCCGTGATCCTCGCAGCCCTGCATCCTGGGCGCCGCTGGTGGCGGGGCGCTGCGCTGATGGGCTGGTATGCGGCGTTCGGCGTCACCTGGTCGGCTTTCCGGGATCCGAAGAGCGATTCCCTGCACTTCCACCGCGCCCCGGCGGCGGAGGCCTGGGTGCTTCGCATCGCGGCAGTGAGCGGCACGGGTGAGCGCGTTTGGCGAGGCGATGCGGAGGTGGTGGCGCGCCTGGGGGGCGATGGTCTCGAACCGGCCCGGGGGGCGGCCATGCTCACGCTGCTCACCGATGGTGCGGCCGGCCTGGGCATCGGCGATCTCGTACTGGTCAGGCGCGATCCGCGGCCCATCGACCGCGCCCCCGACCCCGGCGGGTTCGACCGTCGCGCATGGGCCGCCACGCGCGGCATCGCCCACGAGTTCTTCGCGCCGTCGGGCGCGTGGGCCCTGGCCGGCCAGGACTGGTCATGGACCGATGCCTTCGATGGGATGCGCGCGTCCGTATCCCGCTGGCTCGATGAGAGCGCCCTGCCGGTGCGCGAGCGCGCATTGGTGAAGGCCCTGGTGCTGGGGTTGCGCGATGAGCTCGATGGCGGACAGCGCACCGCCTTCGCGCGCAGCGGCACCATCCACGTGCTGGCGGTCTCCGGCATGCATGTGGGCCTCATCTACGCCGTCCTGGCCTTCCTGCTCGGCTGGTGGGGGCGGAGCGGTCGGGCCAGGCTGGCCCGGGGCATCATCATCCTCATCGCGCTGTGGTGCTATGCAGGTCTCACCGGTGCATCGCCCAGCGTGCTGCGGGCCACGGTCATGTTCACCCTGTTCACGGTGGCGGGCATGGGCTTGCAGCGGACGGACCATATCAACAACCTCTTTGCGGCGGCGCTGGTGCTGGTCGTCTGGGATCCCTCCATGATCGTTCAGGCCGGCTTCCAGTTGTCCTTCCTGGCCGTGCTCGGCATCATCCTGTTCTACCGCCCCATAGCCGGGCTCTGGTCGCCAGCCGGCTGGCTGCCCCATCAGGCATGGCGCTTGGCGGTGGTGTCCATCAGTGCGCAGGTGCTCACCACGCCGCTTTCGCTCTTCCTCTTCCAGGCGTTCCCGGTCTGGTTCCTGCCAGCCAACCTCATCGTGGTCACCGCAGCGAGCATGGCCGTCTATGGCGGCGTGGCGCTGCTCGCCCTCCACAAGGTCCCGTTGGTGGGCGCCGCGCTCACCACGGCGATGGAATGGCTGCTGCGCATCGTCGGGGAGTCCACCGCCTTCTTCGCCGGGTTGCCCCATGCCTATCCGGCCATACGCATCGGTCTCTGGGAGGCTGCGCTGCTCTACGTGCTCATCTTCGCCGCAGGGGCCTGGTGGCAGTGGGGCTGGACCCGCATGCGCCCCGTGGTGCTCTGGTGCGCCATCGGCATCGCGGGCGCGGCTTGGTCACGTGCGCGCTCCGTGAACGAGGGTGAGGCGCTCGTGGTGTATGACGATGCGCGTGCGATGCTCGCCGGCCATGTCGCCGGCCGGTCGCTTGCAGTGGTTGCGGGCGCGGACAGCGCGCTGGCCGCGCCGTTCGCCGCCGCCCGCATCGAACGGCACATGCGCGCGCACGGGATCGATGCGCTGGTGCCCGTCGGCACCGACCTGTTCCGTCCGGAGCCCGCCCGCCACGGCCACGCCTGGATGGCGCAAGGCCGATTGCGCAGTCCGCGGCTCGATGTGCTCTTCGTCTCCGACCGGTCGCCCTTCCGGCCAACCCGCACGGAGCCCTACGATGCGGTGGTGCTGCATGACCTGCATCGCTTGGACGATGCGGTGGCGGACGGCATCCTGGGCGGTGCACGGCAAGTGGTGCTCGCCAGCGGCCTCAGCGGCACCGCAAGGCGCTGGATGAACAAGCGCTGCGCGGAGGCGGGGGTGCCCTGTCACGATGTGCGCCGTCAGGGCGCGTTCATCCTGAGGCGCGGCTCACCCTAG
- a CDS encoding Mur ligase family protein has product MTKRVHFIAIGGSAMHNLAIALHRQGFDVTGSDDEIFEPSRSRLDRLGLLPDSLGWHPEDITKDIDAVILGMHARIDNPELLRAQELGIPIYSYPSYFYERTKGKTRVVIGGSHGKTTITSMIVHVLRQAGVEFDYLVGAQLDGFDCMVKLSDTSQVAIIEGDEYLASALEPVPKFHLYRPDIALISGIAWDHINVFKTFGSYVDQFRRFIACIEPGGKLVHCAADAEVKALAEEPQVGAQRIPYGIPSHRIVDGVTILETAHGDVPLQVFGRHNLQNLEGARHVCHLLGIGDKEFHAAISTFHGAAKRLEKLAEVPGRAVFKDFAHSPSKLKATLEAVREQFPQRRLVACMELHTYSSLSEGFIDQYAGCMDAADSAIVFYDPHAVQLKRLPAIPVERVKRAFAREDLVVLNDPIAVMGAVRDGIGGDSVLLMMSSGNFGGLDLQALSEAFTA; this is encoded by the coding sequence ATGACCAAGCGCGTCCACTTCATCGCCATCGGCGGCAGCGCCATGCACAACCTGGCCATCGCGCTGCACCGCCAGGGCTTCGACGTCACCGGCAGCGATGACGAGATCTTCGAGCCGAGCCGCAGCCGCCTGGATCGCCTAGGCCTGCTGCCGGATTCGCTCGGCTGGCATCCGGAGGACATCACCAAGGATATCGATGCCGTCATCCTCGGCATGCACGCCCGCATCGACAATCCGGAACTGCTGCGTGCGCAGGAGCTCGGCATCCCCATCTACAGCTACCCCTCGTACTTCTACGAGCGCACCAAGGGCAAGACCCGCGTGGTGATCGGCGGGAGCCATGGCAAGACCACCATCACGAGCATGATCGTGCACGTGCTGCGTCAGGCCGGTGTGGAATTCGACTACCTCGTGGGCGCGCAGCTCGACGGCTTCGATTGCATGGTGAAGCTCAGCGATACGAGCCAGGTGGCGATCATCGAGGGCGATGAGTACCTCGCTTCGGCCCTGGAGCCCGTGCCCAAGTTCCACCTGTACCGGCCTGACATCGCGCTCATCAGCGGCATCGCGTGGGACCACATCAACGTCTTCAAGACCTTCGGGAGCTACGTGGACCAGTTCCGGAGGTTCATCGCCTGCATCGAGCCGGGCGGCAAGCTGGTGCACTGCGCTGCGGATGCCGAGGTGAAGGCGCTGGCCGAGGAGCCGCAGGTGGGCGCGCAGCGCATTCCGTATGGGATTCCGAGCCACCGCATCGTGGATGGCGTCACCATCCTGGAGACCGCCCACGGCGATGTGCCCCTGCAGGTCTTCGGCAGGCACAACCTGCAGAACCTCGAGGGCGCGCGGCACGTGTGCCATCTGCTCGGCATCGGCGACAAGGAGTTCCACGCGGCCATCAGCACCTTCCACGGCGCCGCCAAGCGCCTGGAGAAGCTGGCCGAGGTGCCGGGCCGTGCCGTATTCAAGGACTTCGCGCATTCGCCCAGCAAGCTGAAGGCGACGCTCGAGGCTGTGCGCGAGCAGTTCCCGCAGCGCCGCCTGGTGGCCTGCATGGAGCTGCACACCTACAGCAGCCTCAGTGAGGGCTTCATCGACCAGTACGCCGGCTGCATGGATGCCGCGGACAGCGCCATCGTGTTCTACGACCCGCACGCCGTGCAGCTGAAGCGCCTTCCGGCCATCCCGGTGGAGCGCGTGAAGAGGGCCTTCGCCCGCGAGGACCTCGTGGTGCTCAATGACCCCATCGCCGTCATGGGCGCCGTGCGCGATGGCATCGGCGGCGACAGCGTGCTGCTGATGATGAGCAGCGGCAACTTCGGCGGGCTCGACCTGCAGGCGCTGAGCGAGGCCTTCACCGCATAG
- a CDS encoding MBL fold metallo-hydrolase, producing MKLHVIDTGYFKLDGGAMFGVVPKTLWSRQHPPDEKNLCTWAMRCLLVEDGDRLILIDNGIGDKQDARFFGHYDLHGDATLDGSLRKAGFSRDDVTDVFLTHLHFDHCGGSIRWNSRRDGYEPAFRNARYWSNEHHWAWATKPNPREKASFLKENILPIEESGQLRFVELGRRSEEENYYLRDAFPGFDVFVVNGHTDAMMVPHIRYKGRTVAFMADLLPSVHHIPVPWVMAYDTRPLLTLQEKADFLDSAAEEDIVLFFEHDAHHECCTVERTEKGVRLKEAFPLSALG from the coding sequence ATGAAGCTCCATGTGATCGACACCGGCTACTTCAAGCTCGACGGCGGCGCCATGTTCGGCGTGGTGCCCAAGACCCTCTGGAGCAGGCAGCACCCGCCCGACGAGAAGAACCTGTGCACCTGGGCCATGCGCTGCCTGCTGGTGGAGGACGGCGACCGGCTGATCCTGATCGACAACGGCATCGGCGACAAGCAGGATGCGCGGTTCTTCGGGCACTACGACCTGCACGGGGATGCCACGCTGGACGGTTCCCTGCGCAAGGCCGGCTTCAGCCGTGACGATGTGACGGACGTCTTCCTCACGCACCTCCACTTCGACCATTGCGGGGGCAGCATCCGCTGGAACAGCCGGCGCGATGGCTATGAGCCCGCGTTCCGCAATGCGCGCTACTGGAGCAATGAGCACCATTGGGCCTGGGCCACGAAGCCCAATCCGCGCGAGAAGGCCTCATTCCTGAAGGAGAACATCCTGCCGATCGAGGAGAGCGGGCAGCTGCGCTTCGTGGAACTCGGCCGCCGCAGCGAGGAGGAGAACTACTACCTGCGGGATGCGTTCCCCGGCTTCGATGTGTTCGTGGTGAACGGCCACACGGATGCGATGATGGTCCCGCACATCCGCTACAAGGGCCGCACGGTGGCCTTCATGGCCGACCTGCTGCCCAGCGTGCACCACATCCCGGTGCCCTGGGTGATGGCCTATGACACGCGCCCGCTGCTCACCCTGCAGGAGAAGGCCGACTTCCTCGACTCCGCGGCGGAGGAGGACATCGTGCTCTTCTTCGAGCACGACGCCCACCATGAGTGCTGCACCGTGGAGCGCACGGAGAAGGGCGTGCGCCTGAAGGAGGCCTTCCCCTTGAGCGCGCTAGGGTGA
- a CDS encoding class I SAM-dependent rRNA methyltransferase has protein sequence MAQARIRIDDKGDRVRNGHPWVFATQVAGQEGACSPGDVVQVTDIKGRPLGQGYINPASMIRVRMLTRLPEARVNREFIRDRIRRAWEFRQRLGFTGSCRVVFGEADFLPGLVADLFQDARTGQRVLSVQILTLGMERWREVVLEALQEQVRPDGIFLRNDVAVREKEGLALEKGPLGKAFSTDLTIAEGDGPQSVLMHVDVAGGQKTGHFLDQVGNHLAVQRIAAGREVLDCFTHTGGFALHAAKAGARSVLGLDISADAVALATRNAALNGLGNCAFQEVNVFDYLTEASRSGRQWDIIVLDPPAFAKSKGALENAYRGYKEINLRALKSIPQGGFLVTCSCSQHMTPELFRRMVAEAAHDAGRRLREVHDGGQPADHPVLWGVPETRYLKCLVLEVR, from the coding sequence ATGGCACAGGCACGCATCCGCATCGACGACAAGGGCGACCGCGTCCGCAACGGCCACCCTTGGGTGTTCGCCACGCAGGTGGCGGGGCAGGAGGGCGCCTGTTCCCCCGGCGATGTCGTGCAGGTGACGGACATCAAGGGCAGGCCGCTCGGCCAAGGCTACATCAACCCGGCGAGCATGATCCGCGTACGCATGCTCACGCGCCTTCCAGAGGCCCGGGTGAACCGGGAGTTCATCCGCGACCGCATCCGCAGGGCGTGGGAGTTCCGCCAGCGCCTCGGATTCACCGGGAGCTGCCGGGTGGTCTTCGGGGAGGCGGATTTCCTGCCCGGCCTCGTGGCGGACCTCTTCCAGGATGCGCGCACCGGCCAGCGGGTGCTGAGCGTGCAGATCCTGACGCTGGGGATGGAGCGCTGGCGCGAGGTGGTGCTGGAGGCGCTGCAGGAGCAGGTGCGCCCGGATGGCATCTTCCTGCGCAACGATGTGGCCGTCCGCGAGAAGGAGGGGCTGGCACTGGAGAAGGGCCCGCTGGGCAAGGCCTTCAGCACCGACCTGACGATCGCCGAGGGCGATGGCCCGCAGTCCGTGCTCATGCACGTCGATGTGGCGGGCGGGCAGAAGACCGGGCACTTCCTCGACCAGGTGGGCAATCACCTCGCCGTGCAGCGCATCGCCGCAGGAAGGGAGGTGCTCGACTGCTTCACGCATACCGGGGGCTTCGCCCTGCACGCTGCGAAGGCCGGCGCGCGCAGCGTGCTCGGGCTGGACATCAGCGCCGATGCCGTGGCGCTCGCCACCCGCAATGCCGCCCTCAATGGCTTGGGGAACTGTGCTTTCCAGGAGGTGAACGTCTTCGATTACCTGACCGAGGCGAGCCGAAGCGGACGGCAATGGGACATCATCGTGCTCGATCCCCCGGCCTTCGCCAAGAGCAAGGGCGCGCTGGAGAATGCCTACCGCGGCTACAAGGAGATCAACCTCAGGGCCCTCAAGAGCATCCCGCAGGGGGGCTTCCTCGTCACCTGCAGCTGCTCGCAGCACATGACGCCCGAGCTCTTCCGGCGCATGGTGGCCGAGGCCGCCCACGATGCGGGCCGGCGGCTGCGCGAAGTGCATGATGGCGGGCAGCCGGCCGACCACCCCGTGCTCTGGGGCGTGCCGGAAACGCGCTACCTGAAGTGCCTGGTGCTGGAGGTGCGCTGA
- the surE gene encoding 5'/3'-nucleotidase SurE, with amino-acid sequence MDQRPLILVTNDDGIFAPGIRTLVEEVMPFGRVLVVAPDKPQSAMGHAITIHSFLRLHRTDLLDGVEAWSCSGTPVDCVKLAIYKLLGGSKPDLLVSGINHGANISINVLYSGTMSAAVEGAMEGIPSIGFSLMDHAIEADFSQARPVVRNVVGNVLRHGIPMGTCLNVNVPKSTGEPLKGMRVCRQAKANWEDEFETRLDPGRKEYYWLKGEFRSEDQGHDTDVYAVENGYVSIVPTQYDMTAHHAIAQLNTWDHAVG; translated from the coding sequence ATGGACCAGCGCCCCCTCATCCTCGTCACCAACGACGACGGCATCTTCGCCCCCGGCATCCGCACCCTGGTGGAGGAGGTGATGCCCTTCGGCCGGGTGCTGGTGGTGGCACCGGACAAGCCGCAGAGCGCCATGGGCCATGCCATCACCATCCACAGCTTCCTCCGGCTCCACCGCACCGACCTCCTCGATGGCGTGGAGGCCTGGAGCTGCTCGGGAACCCCGGTGGATTGCGTGAAGCTCGCCATCTACAAGCTGCTCGGCGGCAGCAAGCCCGATCTCCTGGTGAGCGGCATCAACCACGGCGCCAACATCAGCATCAATGTGCTCTACAGCGGCACCATGAGCGCCGCTGTGGAGGGGGCCATGGAGGGCATCCCCAGCATCGGCTTCAGCCTGATGGACCATGCCATAGAGGCGGATTTCAGCCAGGCCAGGCCCGTGGTGCGCAACGTGGTGGGCAACGTCCTCCGTCACGGCATCCCCATGGGAACCTGCCTGAATGTGAACGTGCCGAAGAGCACCGGCGAACCGCTCAAGGGAATGCGGGTGTGCCGGCAGGCCAAGGCCAACTGGGAGGATGAGTTCGAGACGCGCCTCGATCCCGGCCGCAAGGAGTACTACTGGCTCAAAGGCGAGTTCCGCAGCGAGGACCAGGGACATGATACGGATGTGTACGCCGTGGAGAACGGCTACGTGAGCATCGTGCCCACGCAGTACGACATGACCGCCCACCACGCCATCGCGCAGCTGAACACCTGGGACCATGCGGTGGGATAG
- a CDS encoding SpoIID/LytB domain-containing protein: MTAVRGFAQVPAAEREVRIGLHRERTVSQALVMSHRGACQVFADGVRMGELPATDGLRIEPAGKALSARSLAMSFTAKRIEVVPVLATGGFRLKATDRKGSERDYPGRLEVVPANGALMLVNRVPLEPYTAGVVSAEAGKEHHQEYYKLQAVSCRTYALTNQRKHLPEGFELCDGVHCQVYHGRNRNDSIGMAVDATKGLVLVDSDIKLIHATFHSNCGGETMNAEDLWSKQEPYLRATRDTFCLAAPHATWERSLSRREWLGYLDRRFGFNPADSGQVHAVLQYEPQCRDLYLGNTWPLLPLKHVREDLKLKSTYFSVRADGDRVLLRGRGFGHAVGLCQEGAMAMAKAGRTYTDILHHYYSNVHLVDLSTLDFFRDEGDTLRPPGRGAGPQAR, from the coding sequence ATGACGGCGGTCCGCGGCTTCGCTCAGGTGCCCGCTGCGGAGCGTGAGGTACGGATCGGGTTGCACCGGGAACGGACCGTTAGCCAGGCCCTGGTGATGAGCCATCGCGGCGCCTGCCAGGTGTTCGCGGACGGAGTGCGCATGGGCGAGCTCCCGGCCACGGACGGACTGCGGATCGAGCCGGCGGGCAAGGCGCTCAGCGCGCGCTCACTGGCCATGTCGTTCACGGCCAAGCGCATCGAGGTGGTGCCCGTGCTGGCCACCGGGGGATTCCGATTGAAGGCCACCGACCGCAAGGGCAGCGAGCGCGACTACCCGGGCAGGCTGGAGGTGGTGCCCGCCAATGGGGCCCTCATGCTGGTGAACCGCGTGCCGCTGGAGCCCTATACCGCCGGAGTGGTCAGCGCGGAGGCGGGCAAGGAGCACCACCAGGAGTACTACAAGCTGCAGGCGGTGAGCTGCCGCACCTATGCCCTCACCAACCAGCGCAAGCACCTGCCGGAGGGCTTCGAGCTCTGCGATGGGGTGCATTGCCAGGTGTACCACGGCCGCAATCGCAACGACAGCATCGGCATGGCCGTTGATGCCACGAAAGGGCTGGTGCTGGTGGATTCCGACATCAAGCTCATCCACGCCACCTTCCACAGCAACTGCGGCGGCGAGACCATGAACGCGGAGGACCTCTGGAGCAAGCAGGAGCCCTACCTGCGCGCCACCCGCGACACCTTCTGCCTGGCCGCCCCCCATGCCACCTGGGAGCGTTCGCTCAGCCGGCGCGAGTGGCTCGGCTACCTCGATCGCCGATTCGGCTTCAATCCGGCGGATTCCGGCCAAGTGCACGCCGTCCTCCAGTACGAGCCGCAATGCCGCGACCTCTATCTGGGCAATACCTGGCCCCTGCTGCCCTTGAAGCATGTGCGTGAGGACCTGAAGCTCAAGAGCACCTACTTCTCCGTCCGTGCCGATGGCGATCGGGTGCTGCTGCGCGGCCGGGGATTCGGGCATGCGGTGGGCCTCTGCCAGGAGGGCGCCATGGCCATGGCCAAGGCCGGCCGCACCTACACCGACATCCTGCACCACTACTATTCCAATGTGCACCTCGTGGACCTCTCCACGCTCGACTTCTTCCGCGATGAGGGGGATACGCTCCGGCCGCCGGGCCGGGGGGCTGGTCCGCAGGCGCGCTGA
- the rho gene encoding transcription termination factor Rho — MYDHDALNGLKLAELKDIAKKLNLKKADTLKKQDLIARILEAQGAKKDEGEKHIGPAFRGDEKDLIALADADEPVVEPDPEPVAPPVDDDDDDDDDEEEDGDEEEEEEDDADEKEEPAPSERPAGTMAPSAPGEARPAPAPGEQRRESWRERRERMRQERGQAAQGEQRPRDDRNEPGDRRREQNDRGPREERRDQPRQERQPGGEQQRPGEGAPRQDRPFQPQREQITFDAFVECEGVLEVMPEGYGFLRSSDYNYLASPDDVYVTQQQIKQYGLKLGDSVSGFVRPPREGDKFFPLVKIDRINGRDPEWVRDRVPFKFLTPLFPDEKFNLAPKGADISMRVLDLFAPIGKGQRGLIVAQPKTGKTVLLKDVANAIAANHPEAYLIVLLIDERPEEVTDMARSVKAEVIASTFDEPASRHVQVAGIVLEKAKALVECGHDVVILLDSITRLARAYNTVQPASGKILSGGVDANALQKPKRFFGAARKIENGGSLTILATALVDTGSKMDEVIFEEFKGTGNMELQLDRKISNRRIFPAIDILSSGTRRDDLLHGKEVLQRTWILRKHLADMNSVEAMEFVKKHMEGTRSNEEFLVSMNG; from the coding sequence ATGTACGATCATGATGCGCTCAATGGCCTGAAGCTGGCCGAGCTGAAGGACATCGCCAAGAAGCTGAACCTGAAGAAAGCGGACACGCTGAAGAAGCAGGACCTCATCGCCCGCATCCTGGAGGCCCAGGGTGCCAAGAAGGACGAAGGCGAAAAGCACATCGGGCCCGCCTTCCGGGGCGACGAGAAGGACCTGATCGCCCTGGCCGATGCGGACGAGCCGGTGGTGGAGCCCGACCCGGAACCCGTGGCCCCGCCCGTGGATGACGATGACGACGATGACGACGACGAGGAGGAGGACGGCGATGAGGAGGAGGAGGAGGAGGACGATGCCGATGAGAAGGAAGAGCCGGCCCCCTCGGAACGGCCCGCTGGCACCATGGCGCCAAGCGCCCCGGGCGAAGCGCGGCCGGCCCCCGCACCGGGCGAACAGCGGCGCGAGAGCTGGCGGGAGCGCCGAGAGCGCATGCGCCAGGAGCGCGGGCAGGCGGCGCAAGGCGAGCAGCGGCCGCGCGACGACCGGAACGAGCCGGGCGACCGGCGGCGCGAGCAGAACGACCGTGGCCCACGCGAGGAGCGCCGCGACCAGCCCCGCCAGGAGCGGCAGCCGGGCGGCGAGCAGCAGCGCCCGGGCGAGGGCGCCCCGCGGCAGGACCGCCCCTTCCAGCCGCAGCGCGAGCAGATCACCTTCGATGCATTCGTGGAATGCGAGGGCGTGCTGGAGGTGATGCCCGAAGGGTACGGCTTCCTGCGCAGCAGCGACTACAACTACCTGGCGTCGCCCGACGACGTGTATGTGACGCAGCAGCAGATCAAGCAGTACGGCCTCAAGCTGGGCGATTCGGTGAGCGGCTTCGTGCGCCCGCCGCGCGAGGGCGACAAGTTCTTCCCGCTGGTGAAGATCGACCGCATCAATGGCCGCGACCCCGAATGGGTGCGCGACCGGGTGCCGTTCAAGTTCCTGACGCCGCTGTTCCCCGACGAGAAATTCAACCTCGCGCCGAAGGGGGCCGACATCAGCATGCGCGTGCTCGACCTCTTCGCGCCCATCGGCAAAGGGCAGCGCGGCCTCATCGTGGCGCAGCCGAAGACCGGAAAGACGGTGCTGCTGAAGGATGTGGCCAACGCCATCGCCGCCAACCACCCGGAGGCCTACCTGATCGTGCTGCTCATCGACGAGCGGCCCGAGGAGGTGACCGACATGGCGCGCAGCGTGAAGGCCGAGGTGATCGCCAGCACCTTCGACGAGCCGGCCTCACGGCACGTGCAGGTGGCGGGCATCGTCCTGGAGAAGGCCAAGGCCCTGGTGGAATGCGGCCACGACGTGGTGATCCTGCTGGACTCCATCACCCGCCTGGCACGCGCGTACAACACCGTGCAGCCCGCCAGCGGCAAGATCCTCAGCGGCGGCGTGGATGCCAACGCCCTGCAGAAGCCCAAGCGCTTCTTCGGCGCGGCCCGGAAGATCGAGAACGGCGGATCGCTCACCATCCTCGCCACCGCGCTGGTGGATACCGGCAGCAAGATGGACGAGGTGATCTTCGAGGAGTTCAAGGGCACCGGCAACATGGAGCTCCAGCTCGACCGGAAGATCTCCAACCGCCGCATCTTCCCCGCCATCGACATCCTCAGCTCGGGCACCCGCCGCGACGACCTGCTGCACGGCAAGGAGGTGCTGCAGCGCACCTGGATCCTGCGCAAGCACCTGGCCGACATGAACAGCGTGGAGGCCATGGAATTCGTGAAGAAGCACATGGAGGGCACGCGCAGCAACGAGGAGTTCCTGGTGTCGATGAATGGATGA
- the lpxB gene encoding lipid-A-disaccharide synthase, with product MSARRIYIIAGEASGDLHGGNLVRALHAQAGPGGLVVRAWGGDRMAAAGAEVVKHYRDLAFMGFTQVVMNLRTILRNIDACKRDIADFRPEALVLIDYPGFNLRIAEWAHAKGIPVHYYISPQVWAWKKGRVHAIKRVVDRMYCILPFEKAWYAGYGMEVDFVGHPLLDAIEQEGRSPLTPLPGDDGRPMVALLPGSRRQEVSRVLPLMAAVSTRFPGHRFVLAAAPSMPDDAFRQHLAGTGIAVVKGRTYDVLRQARAALVTSGTATLETALFGVPEVVCYSGGALNVWIAKRLVDIRFISLVNLIMDREVVRELIQSDLTADALERELRMLLDEGPGRERMLADYAQLAARLGGPGASAKVASAVWKSLPPRV from the coding sequence ATGAGCGCGCGGCGGATCTACATCATCGCGGGCGAGGCCAGCGGCGACCTGCACGGCGGCAACCTGGTCCGTGCGCTGCACGCGCAGGCGGGTCCCGGGGGGCTCGTGGTGCGCGCATGGGGCGGCGACCGCATGGCCGCTGCCGGTGCCGAGGTAGTGAAGCACTACCGCGACCTCGCCTTCATGGGCTTCACGCAGGTAGTGATGAACCTGCGCACGATCCTGCGCAACATCGATGCGTGCAAGCGCGACATCGCCGACTTCCGGCCCGAGGCGCTGGTGCTCATCGACTACCCGGGCTTCAACCTGCGCATCGCCGAATGGGCGCACGCAAAGGGCATCCCCGTGCACTATTACATCAGCCCGCAGGTGTGGGCGTGGAAGAAGGGACGGGTGCATGCCATCAAGCGCGTGGTGGACCGCATGTACTGCATCCTGCCCTTCGAGAAGGCGTGGTACGCCGGCTATGGCATGGAGGTCGACTTCGTGGGGCACCCGCTCCTCGACGCCATCGAGCAGGAGGGGAGGAGCCCGCTCACGCCGCTGCCAGGCGACGATGGCCGGCCCATGGTGGCCCTGCTGCCCGGCAGCAGGCGGCAGGAGGTCAGTCGCGTGCTGCCCTTGATGGCGGCCGTTTCCACGCGCTTCCCAGGCCACCGCTTCGTGCTCGCCGCAGCCCCCTCCATGCCGGATGATGCCTTCCGGCAGCACCTGGCCGGAACCGGCATCGCAGTGGTCAAGGGCCGCACCTACGATGTGCTCCGGCAGGCCCGCGCCGCACTCGTCACCAGTGGCACCGCCACCTTGGAGACGGCCCTCTTCGGCGTGCCCGAGGTGGTCTGCTACAGCGGCGGTGCCCTCAATGTCTGGATCGCCAAGCGGCTCGTGGACATCCGGTTCATCAGCCTGGTCAACCTCATCATGGACCGAGAGGTCGTCCGCGAACTCATCCAATCCGACCTCACCGCGGACGCGCTGGAGCGTGAGCTCCGCATGCTCCTCGACGAAGGGCCGGGCCGGGAGCGCATGCTGGCGGATTACGCCCAGCTGGCCGCACGGCTCGGCGGGCCGGGCGCCTCCGCCAAGGTGGCTTCGGCCGTGTGGAAAAGTCTGCCTCCCCGCGTCTGA